The proteins below come from a single Blattabacterium cuenoti genomic window:
- a CDS encoding anthranilate synthase component I family protein produces MLKFNFKTIQKKILSDSTTPVELYLKLRDVFPNTLLLEFSSCYYYNNNKKFNSPQENSSIICINPISELILEQDVLKISYPNNVTKHIFINDKFNVNNIIQNYFENFQNKCEFSNDFINYYIGLYGYISYDSIQYFEKIKFYVPIKKFHDLPKIRLGFYKNLVIFNHSYNELYIVEHQFQNTEEKTYIDQLVKLIEKRNFHFFPFSTVDYITSNLTDNEYIRMVSKGINACLRGNVFQIVLSRQFQQKFKGDEFNVYRALRFINPSPYLFYFDYGYYKIFGSSPESQLVIYNNIAYINPIAGTIKRSNESNNDQLSQNLSKDPKENAEHVMLVDLARNDLSKNSSNVKVDFLKKIQKFSHVLHMVSQVSGEIDKNISIIKIFTDTFPSGTLSGAPKYKAMELIDKIENQNRGVYGGAIGLFGINNSFLNTAIIIRSFISKNNTLFFQAGAGIVSNSKERKELEEVDNKLMALFKSIDLAKNI; encoded by the coding sequence ATGTTGAAATTTAATTTTAAAACTATTCAGAAAAAAATACTGAGTGATAGTACTACACCAGTAGAATTATATTTAAAGTTGAGAGATGTATTTCCAAATACATTATTATTAGAATTTTCTAGTTGCTATTATTACAATAACAACAAAAAATTTAATAGTCCACAAGAAAATTCCTCTATTATTTGTATTAATCCAATATCTGAATTGATTTTGGAACAAGATGTATTGAAAATATCATATCCGAATAACGTTACTAAACATATTTTTATAAATGATAAATTTAATGTTAATAATATAATACAAAATTATTTTGAAAATTTTCAAAATAAATGTGAATTTAGTAATGATTTTATCAATTATTATATTGGTTTATATGGATATATATCGTATGATAGCATTCAATATTTTGAAAAAATAAAATTTTATGTTCCAATAAAAAAATTTCATGATTTACCTAAAATAAGATTAGGTTTTTATAAGAATTTGGTAATATTTAATCATTCCTATAATGAACTTTATATAGTTGAACACCAATTTCAAAATACTGAAGAAAAAACTTACATAGATCAATTAGTTAAATTGATAGAAAAAAGGAATTTTCATTTTTTTCCATTTAGTACTGTAGACTATATAACTTCTAATCTTACAGATAATGAATATATAAGAATGGTATCGAAAGGAATAAATGCGTGTTTAAGAGGGAATGTTTTCCAAATAGTATTATCTCGTCAGTTTCAACAAAAATTTAAAGGAGATGAATTTAATGTTTATAGAGCTTTACGATTTATTAATCCCTCTCCTTATCTTTTTTATTTTGATTATGGATACTATAAAATATTCGGATCTTCTCCAGAATCACAATTAGTTATATATAATAATATTGCTTATATAAATCCTATAGCAGGTACAATTAAAAGATCAAATGAAAGTAATAATGATCAATTATCTCAAAATCTTAGTAAAGATCCCAAAGAAAATGCTGAACATGTTATGTTAGTAGATTTAGCTAGAAATGATTTAAGTAAAAATTCTTCTAATGTAAAAGTAGATTTTTTAAAAAAAATTCAAAAATTTTCTCATGTTTTGCATATGGTTTCTCAAGTTTCTGGAGAAATAGATAAAAATATATCCATTATAAAAATATTTACAGATACATTTCCATCTGGTACACTTTCAGGTGCTCCTAAATATAAAGCAATGGAATTAATTGATAAAATAGAAAATCAAAATAGAGGAGTATACGGAGGGGCTATAGGTTTATTTGGAATAAATAATTCATTTCTAAATACTGCTATTATAATTAGATCTTTTATTAGTAAAAATAATACTCTTTTTTTTCAAGCAGGTGCAGGAATAGTTTCAAATTCAAAAGAAAGAAAAGAATTAGAAGAAGTAGATAATAAATTAATGGCATTATTTAAATCTATAGATTTAGCTAAAAATATATGA
- a CDS encoding glycine cleavage system protein H has protein sequence MNPNNLKYSKNHEWVGIINIHKIDDNKKIEAYVGVSLFAQKELGDIIFIDIEKSIVKKNMKEGEIFGTIEAVKTVSDLFIPISCTILDINKKTLSNPELINKNPYENWIIKIQIKNIDEYNTLMSLIEYEKYLKI, from the coding sequence ATGAATCCTAATAATTTAAAATATAGTAAAAATCATGAATGGGTAGGTATCATTAATATTCATAAAATTGATGATAATAAAAAAATAGAAGCTTATGTAGGAGTTAGTTTATTTGCTCAAAAAGAATTAGGCGATATTATTTTTATTGATATTGAAAAATCAATTGTCAAAAAAAACATGAAAGAAGGAGAAATTTTTGGAACAATAGAAGCAGTAAAAACTGTTTCGGATTTATTTATTCCTATTTCTTGTACCATACTTGATATCAATAAAAAAACTTTATCTAATCCAGAATTAATTAATAAAAATCCATATGAAAATTGGATTATAAAAATACAAATTAAAAATATTGATGAATATAATACATTAATGTCCTTAATAGAATATGAAAAATATTTGAAAATATAA
- a CDS encoding heavy metal translocating P-type ATPase, producing the protein MKKNISYDFLDEKKIFEKIVDFHHKEITKVHFLIPSIHCSSCVLILEKLPTIHKGILNSNVDIINKTIWITINNVELKLSDLAKLLEKIGYPPSIDLGSFEFIQSKKKTIINNRKLLGKLAISFFCFGNIMILAIPEYLGAINDPWYINNHYFFRYIMLILALPIALLSITEYLKCAIEGIKRNIINIDLSIFIGITVLFLWSIYEIIYDIGPGYFDSLASFYLFILISKIFQIHTHKKIFSFNKNYKYFYPILITKIFQKKEKKVFLSSLKEGDVILIRNEEIIPVDSLLIKGKAILDSSFITGESYLINKKIGDKIYAGSKQKGSAIYLKVIKNVDHSYLSMLWKSSKKNRNQKKFYLESITNTFSKYFIPFVIFISIINGFYWFFQKNFYKIFQTIFSILIITCPCALILSSPLIFGNIIKFFSKKGFYIKDIFIMEKISSMNTLVFDKTGTLTDPNKEIINFNGKINFEEKKMIASLLNNSSHPLSQKILSKLNINKFYSVKKFKEILGKGLECTINNIPIKIGSPKYLGLSNLDNQTLVAISINNKFIGSFIFRNYYRKGIKKLFHQLKNYNIVILSGDNNEIERKYIKSILPKKSKILFNQNPNDKLIYIKKLQEKGMKIIMFGDGINDCAALNQSEIGIAVSDNPTSFFPSCDAFLQSNFLDKIYLYLKISRISSILVMINFTISLFYNSIGLIFAITGKLNPLISSILMPISSFSVIIFSIISTRIISKKFTF; encoded by the coding sequence ATGAAAAAAAATATATCTTATGATTTTCTAGATGAAAAAAAAATTTTTGAAAAAATAGTTGATTTTCATCACAAAGAAATTACTAAAGTACATTTTTTAATTCCTTCTATTCATTGTAGTTCTTGTGTATTAATTTTAGAAAAATTACCAACTATTCATAAAGGTATTTTAAATTCTAATGTAGATATTATTAATAAAACAATTTGGATAACAATAAATAATGTTGAATTAAAATTAAGTGATTTAGCAAAACTTTTAGAAAAAATAGGATATCCACCTTCTATTGATTTAGGATCATTTGAATTTATTCAATCAAAAAAAAAAACAATTATTAATAATAGAAAATTATTAGGAAAATTAGCAATTTCTTTCTTCTGTTTTGGTAATATTATGATATTAGCAATTCCAGAATATTTAGGAGCTATTAATGATCCATGGTATATTAATAATCATTATTTTTTTCGTTATATTATGCTAATTTTAGCTTTACCTATCGCATTATTATCTATTACAGAATATTTAAAATGTGCAATAGAAGGAATTAAAAGAAATATTATCAATATAGATTTATCTATTTTTATTGGAATTACCGTACTTTTTTTATGGAGTATTTATGAAATTATTTATGATATTGGACCAGGTTATTTTGATAGTTTAGCTAGTTTTTATTTATTTATATTAATAAGCAAAATATTTCAGATTCATACACATAAAAAAATTTTTTCTTTTAATAAAAATTATAAATATTTCTATCCTATATTAATTACTAAAATTTTTCAAAAAAAAGAAAAAAAAGTATTTTTATCCTCTTTAAAAGAAGGAGATGTAATTTTAATCCGAAATGAAGAAATAATTCCTGTTGATTCATTATTAATTAAAGGAAAAGCAATATTAGATTCTAGTTTTATTACAGGTGAATCCTATTTAATAAATAAAAAAATAGGAGATAAAATTTATGCTGGATCCAAACAAAAAGGTAGTGCCATTTACTTAAAAGTTATCAAAAATGTAGATCATAGTTATTTAAGTATGTTATGGAAATCCAGTAAAAAAAATAGAAACCAAAAAAAATTTTACTTAGAATCCATTACTAATACTTTTAGCAAATATTTCATTCCATTTGTTATTTTTATTTCCATAATAAATGGATTTTATTGGTTTTTTCAAAAAAATTTTTATAAAATATTTCAAACTATATTTTCAATTTTGATTATTACTTGCCCTTGTGCATTAATTCTATCATCTCCATTAATATTTGGAAATATTATAAAATTTTTTTCTAAAAAAGGATTTTATATAAAAGATATATTTATCATGGAAAAAATTTCTTCTATGAATACATTAGTTTTTGACAAAACTGGAACTTTAACAGATCCTAATAAAGAAATAATTAATTTTAATGGAAAAATTAATTTTGAAGAAAAAAAAATGATTGCATCTTTATTAAATAATTCTTCTCATCCATTAAGTCAAAAAATTTTATCTAAACTAAACATAAATAAATTTTATTCTGTAAAAAAATTTAAAGAGATTTTAGGCAAAGGATTAGAATGTACAATTAATAATATACCTATCAAAATAGGTTCTCCTAAATATTTAGGATTATCTAATCTAGATAACCAAACATTAGTAGCTATTTCCATCAATAATAAATTTATAGGATCATTTATATTTAGGAATTATTATCGTAAAGGAATAAAAAAATTATTCCATCAATTAAAAAATTATAATATAGTGATATTATCTGGAGATAATAATGAAATAGAAAGAAAATATATAAAATCAATTTTACCTAAAAAAAGTAAAATATTATTTAATCAAAATCCTAATGATAAATTAATTTATATTAAAAAATTACAAGAAAAAGGAATGAAAATAATTATGTTTGGAGATGGTATTAATGATTGTGCTGCATTAAATCAAAGTGAAATTGGAATTGCGGTTTCAGATAATCCTACTAGTTTTTTTCCTAGTTGTGATGCTTTTCTTCAATCGAATTTTTTAGATAAAATTTATTTATATTTAAAAATATCTAGAATATCTTCAATACTAGTAATGATTAATTTTACAATTAGTTTATTTTATAATAGTATAGGACTTATATTTGCAATAACTGGAAAATTAAATCCTTTAATATCTTCTATATTAATGCCAATTAGTTCTTTTTCTGTTATTATTTTTTCCATTATATCTACTAGAATAATTTCAAAAAAATTTACTTTTTAA
- the ccoS gene encoding cbb3-type cytochrome oxidase assembly protein CcoS, which produces MDIIIIMILSSISLSIFFLIFFLISIYSGQFDDFETSKIRILMNDNDDIKNIDLNKDINNMKVNN; this is translated from the coding sequence ATGGATATAATAATTATAATGATATTATCCAGCATTTCATTAAGTATTTTTTTTTTAATATTTTTTTTAATTAGCATTTATTCTGGTCAATTTGATGATTTTGAAACTTCAAAAATTAGAATTTTAATGAATGATAATGATGATATAAAAAATATTGATCTTAACAAAGATATTAATAATATGAAAGTAAATAATTAG